CGCGGGGCGTGCTCGTTGGGCGTGGCCCCAGCAGCTCGGCGGCCGTCCATGTTTCAAGGTACCCTGACCCGGCCGGGGAGGCGTGGGCAATGCTGCGGCGCGCGAGGTCGAGCCCGGTGTGCCGGCGCCCGACGGGGACGGTGCGCAAGTTGGGCTGCCGGCTGGTGCTGACCTCCTTGCCGCGGGAGGTGCTCGACGCGAGGTGGGACGTGGTCGTCGTCGACGGGCCGAGCGGGGCAGGTCCCGGGGAGCCGGGGAGGATGGGTGCCATATACACCACGGCCGCGCGCGTGACGGGGGGCGAAGCGGTGGACGTGACGGTGCACGAGATGAACCGGACGAAGGGAAGATCTGACGCCACCGCCAATATTCTCCACCCAGCAGCGCCATGGATGCCGACCGACGAGCGCCTCATCGCGGCTGCTGGCCGACGAGGACAGGGGAGCTCAGGTGCTGGGATGGAGACGCACCTACAGGGGGGCCGGGGACGCCGGAGGCGGAGGAGAGGCCGAGAGGGCCAGAGGCGGAGGGGAGAGCCGGACGGCCGACgagagccccgccggagccgtcCCCCCTTCGACCTTCTCTGCTCGGCGGCGCAGCTCACGCGCGTATCCATGATGGCGTCCATGATGTTCGATCGGCATGGTTCAGCGGTCTCTCAGATCTCGCTACTTATAGGTGTGCCACTCCTATCCCGATGGCTACGGAGGTGACGGAGTCTCCGAAACGTTTTAAGGAAATTTTAGCGAGAAGTTTGGGCATGTAAAACATATGGTACCACTTCGTGTATATGTTTTTAATTCAAAATGAAAGCGTAAACTTATgggaagaagcgtattgtgacggtgaactcgacaaagtcaatccgtgctttattattaaaTAATTAGGGAAGAATTATTATTATATTATACTAatacaaatgcccgtgcgttgcaaagGGCGAAAAAAGTTTGAACATACTCCACGTGGCATTGCACAACACTTCTTATACCCTAATGGCATTTGTCGGGGCCTAATTCAGATCCACGGTCTCATCCCATGAAAGAGTAGTTGTGCATGAAACAATCTTTCAGGctaattttttttccttttcaaaAAAACACCCTTTTTAAGGGAGTAAATTGCAGAAAACCACCAGTTTGAGGGCTAGGTTAGCAGAAATCACTACGTTACAGTTTCTTGGCAAAAAACACCAACTCTCTCGTAAACAATTTGCAAATACCACTGATCGGCGGATCGGGCACCGATAAGtggatttatgacaggtggggcgcggttttgtgacacccaaaattttatttggctttttcaaaacttttccttgttttgagggaggtgatttgaacttttcttctaaaagaactctccctctcaacatattttcttttatgactagtgcttcatttttggattcactcaaaacttgattttggtcttggaggttttcctctttattttggactcaaaccaaaatgtttttctcttggaaaaatgccttttgaaaatttctttgaaaaaggccctatagcttttggaatgatcctttgccactttcaaaaattcctcttgccatgacccaagggTAAATTCCCTCCCTTAAACCtctcctcacctttggatcatgatttgcatcaaatccagcaagttgaacctccccatatgtttattttccatttaaatctcatcaaaacaatttctgccttctactttgatccttggaggttttcaaaggagctaccatttctgttttgatttttgcccccaaaccaattgcccttcctagtcctttgaaccctcaaccaagatccatgaagatccactggtcttcagttcaaatttttcaaactatacttgctgcaagtttggaccagatttgccaaatttgatgaaattcattcaaatccttctccaaaaattctgagaaaaatcaggcagcctctgggtgcattgagaggtcacctcaccaagtcccagccccaagaaaatttttcttcatgccaaatcattctgtcaaacacctgcagagcattgtcaatgtcaagttcagagattcagaaatgcagttcagtgatctactgtcgttttcttcataaactgttgtcgatctcgacagtgccgcgttggcgccttgctccccgtcccctcccccttgtccctgcaccgcacAAGCGCCTGGACgtttgcggacgtcggcgacgtgctggaggaggtgcgcgccccgtgaccgacgccagcggcggctttgcggccgccagagagaggcgcggcgcagacggcgccacccagcgccgcccaagccaccggagatcgccgcgtggccacccactccccagaacgcgctgccactctcgtcgtgaaccgctgggcgcggagcgcgctctctgccgccgtcgtgcccgtgcggccaccccaccgtggaccagcgccattacgccaagcccgacccagtttagcagtggaacggcaccagtaaacctccctgatgctgcctggccactcaaaccccctgctcaaccactgcctcgccgtaatcgctcaccggagatttcccgttcacggccgccccctcgatccgcctataaatagaggccccgagcttcaactcgaacccacaccacctctgcactccacctagaccacaccaagccactggaagagccccgagggagccttcttccccgactccggccgccgcgacccgccacgggatccagctcgattcgctcccgtgcgtgcacctctgcctcccatctcttgccagtagctctctagtgcatccctccttctgacctgcgcttcaattcgaagtttgcagcacccaccggagttctccaccatcacccgagccgccgtccgccggagaaagtgtcgccgtcgacgtggtgctctccgtcggtcgagtccaccacccaccgacgcggaaggacacgctgaagctcttggtacactccgatctccctgtctcgccgtggttcgacgccggcgaccaccgcagtcttcgggcgccggcgaactttttaaacctgacatgtggaccccccctgtcagccactattctcttctccctcgaaacgttttctgttggcgccttcgggcaaatacgtcttccctttgagctggcgcgtttctttccgaagcgttttttgttttctcagttaagcccctggaacttctctgtttcattacatatgagtccctggacagaaacctttataactttttaataaaaagtgatttttgagtgattctttttttgtcagtcttgtatttttgtctagttttttatgggatttatttggaaattttttggaacaacttttatgcacgcgttggttttcacgttagtatgcttcttcgctataccgtaggttccggaagaggtgacggagccgcgaacttcgccgagctagactccgacttctccgaaccaggcaagcatgtttgaatctttgatatgataggtgttttgcatgtttgcgtgagaggttgtgcgtggcatctgagtgtcggtgagtacctcgttgcttgtgaggcaactaccggcatgttccaaagttgcgatgatctctggtgagagatggcctaatcatgtggtgacatgaagggcagcaaggtggtactgttgtagcataccagccttgcgtcatccgacaaattccgacgttaacgtggacggagtcacgttatcgttcttcccccttccgtgctaccactggttttctgccagaatgcagtttagtaagttggtaacctctttccgtgtacacaccaaacagaggggccgggatgatggttccatggccctggattaaagccagtcatccggtcagggggcatgggtgtttccggttgggaccgagaggggggcaccccttagagcgcgcgtatagaaatttgatcccatgctacgcgaggttgtagcctccccgtctcaaggtttttcttgaacgttgccgagggtgatccctggcttcggaatgttgaatgggtgtgtactggttagacgtgtttcttccaaaacaccgtaaacggaactagtccccgtgactactgaaatccgttggctgtggttaaagtacaaactctgcagagtcaaatccttccgagtcatcgtatccacgGTCAGGTATCAtgatcagtgtatccatatctatgtcaagtcctcgtggttTGTTTCCGGTAAGTGAGCACGAGTAGTAGACTTAGCTGaacgttactcctgtggatggactaaccctgttgtttatctcatgcctgattattctctaGATATGATTTAAATTCTGGAGCTGATAAGatgttaagttatgaagccctttatgtgatgtcgctcagacgtccgactgtggcatattgattatttacgtttgatataagccctttatgtgatgtcgctcagacgtccgactgtggcatgcactatcttttatttccttttataagccctttatgtggtgtcgccctgacgcccgactgcggtattattattcttgcagtttcctctcgaggagtcattcagaccctcatttggcaccagtattactattcttgcagtttcctctcgaggagtcattcagaccctcgtttggcacccagtatttattttgggatttcgggaggactaccgcccgacttctctgttactttcccatgcattattatctctatatctgaacacacttgttaatctgttcacatgcttcatgtttacatttgttatatcttatgtccgaactgtcttgcgagtactttcatagtactcacctggcttgttgttttggccagatgttgacgaaggcgatctcttggatgaagagtttgatagtgcgtccgacgcctagaggagtcccagtcagtcctgtgcgatcccggatattggtcacttgtattatatacgcttccgccacccgcaataagtctcctcgagcctcactccgacgctcgaagagctgtagttttcaggaatatcacccacttcgcggtgatacttataccaccgttgttatcgtgagttagtagttatgccaccctttTCGCCGTTATGTCtattcggcgtgcatgtaataaactGTTGAGccgtccccgctcaaccttgtattatattcagtactcctggtatttttcttctatgACCAAGATAATGTCTACCAGTgtgaaggaattcttctctactggtccgtaaaagggattggtctctcaataaacattttattgaaaaaccggtcgtgacaggttTTTGCCGACGTGGCGCTGTCAGCTGGTCGGACAGCCGTTAGACGCCGTTAGACGACGCCGTTCGTTCTGTTTCCTCTTATCCCCCGTCTTCTTCCCCCGTTTCCCCCTTATTCTCCCCTGTTCCCGGTCGTGCGGCGCACCGTCCCCGCCCCCCGTCGCAGACATGAGTCCAGCGAAGTCGAGCGATGCTGGCGGCGGCGCCCAGCCATCCACTGGCGAGATGTGCGGGAGCTCGAACCCTACGAAGGCGACGgcagaagaagaggaggaggaggacccgCAGTACTCGGTGGAATTCAGGGCGGCCAGATCATTCGCCGCGGCGGTGAAGGCAAATCCAGTTGGAAGCCAGCACATTGCTTCAGCTTTCGGCGGCGTCTAGTGAGATCCCAGTCCCATTCCCCTCCCCAATCACATTCCCCTTCTgttgctagggttagggttaatGTAGTTCTAGGGTTTATGTGTGTTGTAGTTCTAGGGTTTGTGTGTGTTATAGTTCTGTAATTAGAATGATATAGTTCTTTAATTAGATGCTTACAACTAGGGTTTCTGTAAATAGAAGGATATGAATCGTTGCACTCAAATGATGTTCTGCTCTGGTCTGTACTAGCTTGCTTCAGTTTTCCTTAAGTACTTATAGTGCACTATTGTATTATTATTTGCAGTCTTGAAGATGAGGTTTGGGAATTGAGGATGCATTTTCATGACAGAGATAATATTGAAAGGAGTATGATGATGTCAGACATCACATATTACAATTTGGTAGCACTTATGGAGATAGAAGGGTATGGTTTTAGAGATTATATGTATTATGTGAGGGACCCTGGGCTAGGGATTGAAGGAATGGAAGAAATAGATGATGATGATAAGTTAGAGGAAATTTTAGACCACATAGTAGAGCAGAATAACAAGATATTGAATGTGACAATAGTTAGGGCCAGTGCAGAGAAAGTTCCCAATATAAATACCAGTGTTAATGTCATTGAGATGCAGACCCCAATAGAACAAATTGGAGAGCCCAAACTGTATCAGATTGATGATGAAGGAGTGTTGTTCAATGCTGAAAATGTGCATGTAGAAGCTGAGAGTTGTGATGCAGGAGGAGAACAAGAGCCAATGCCCTTGCAGTTTGACACACAGCAGAGCAGAATAAATGTGAGCCTGGAACCTGCTTTAGGTGATGCAGTAGTGGAAGAATACCATGTGACTGACAATTCAGAGGAGCAACTGTTAATAGAGCAAGAAATAGAGGAGAAAAGGAGAAATGAAATTGAAATTtttaggaagaagaagaaggaaagagcGAAGAAGACTTGTTTGAACAGGAAAGCAGCAGTGATGGACAATAAAGaggatagtgatgatgatgatctgGTAGAATATGGTGATATCTTAGCTAGGCTTGAGGAGATGAAAAGACAGAGGAATGACCCAGAACTTCATTTTGAAGGGGACACAGatgttgaggaaatgtgtgactCAGAGGTGGATGATGAGCTGTATGTGCCACAAGGTGAAGAAGAGGATgtagaggaggaagaggaggaggaaatGGAGGAAGAGGAACAAGAGGATGAGCTAGGGCAAGATGTACCAAACAAGAGAAGGGCCAAGAGACAAAGAAAAGGCCCAACAAGCAATTCACATGGGAGTATAGAAGACATGTTTGAGGAGGACTGGATTCCATCATCTGATGAGGACATGAAACCACAAgaccttggtgtggaagatgaTGATGGTGCTGAGGCATTGGCATATGTGTTGCCCAATGGTAGAAAAAGCAGagcaaagaagatgaagaagaggttATGGTTTGATGAGCACAGAGCTCATCCAGAGGAGCAATTTGTGAAGCATCTTTGCTTCTTAAATGTGTACCAGTTTAGAACTGCACTTCAAACCCTGCACATTGCTCAAAACAGGAACTTTGTCTACCATAGAAACTGTAGTGATAGGGTGATAGCACATTGCATAGATGAGCAATGTCCCTTCTATATAGCAGCTTCTCAGATTGCAAATGAGAAGTCATTTACAATTAGGAAGTTGTATTTAGTGCACACATGCCCTTCTATGTCAGAGAACACTAAAGTCACTGCTAAGTGGGTTTCAAAATTCTATGACGAGGCTATCAGAAATGACCCATGCACAACAATCACAAGTATTATTAATACTGCAAAGAGCAAGTATGGTGTGGACATATCAACACACATGGCATACAGGGCAAAGAGGGCAGCAAAGGATGTTGTGTTAGGAGACCAGAAAGCCCAGTACACCAGGATTAGGGATTATTTACATGCTGTGTTGGATACAAATCCAGGTTCAAGATGCATTGTGACAACAAGATATCTGAAGGAGCATCCAAG
The Aegilops tauschii subsp. strangulata cultivar AL8/78 chromosome 3, Aet v6.0, whole genome shotgun sequence genome window above contains:
- the LOC109786748 gene encoding arabinogalactan O-methyltransferase 2-like, whose protein sequence is MHLGCVPDHHLLALHLWSTDGLNAKEFALLRSIVAARAPSRLLVVGLSPQLLALAAVNSGQGAATASDSAEDARGVLVGRGPSSSAAVHVSRYPDPAGEAWAMLRRARSSPVCRRPTGTVRKLGCRLVLTSLPREVLDARWDVVVVDGPSGAGPGEPGRMGAIYTTAARVTGGEAVDVTVHEMNRTKGRSDATANILHPAAPWMPTDERLIAAAGRRGQGSSGAGMETHLQGGRGRRRRRRGREGQRRRGEPDGRREPRRSRPPFDLLCSAAQLTRVSMMASMMFDRHGSAVSQISLLIGVPLLSRWLRR